A window of the Streptomyces formicae genome harbors these coding sequences:
- a CDS encoding antibiotic biosynthesis monooxygenase has translation MTVQLSTSPDLARPDLTRPGVGIVKVSTWHVGTPERQNAAVEAIARAWRRRDWPQVGLLSYSVCTSDDGTALLHYSQWTGEDACQEFLRTFRSERNDEIDAAVPGIERLGLRTYERCRSGEATSGDTRIPGCVVIVEIDFDGADPARQRDWVDAVFAALESDPRPHPGGIAAHFHVSTDGTRVLNYAEWESAEAHQEALEAPGDGVGSRTEQWERVQHYPGLTGSRVTRYTPALSISAGV, from the coding sequence ATGACCGTGCAGCTGTCCACCAGCCCCGACCTGGCCCGCCCCGACCTGACGCGCCCCGGCGTCGGCATCGTCAAGGTCAGCACCTGGCACGTCGGTACGCCCGAGCGTCAGAACGCCGCGGTCGAGGCGATCGCGCGGGCCTGGCGGCGACGCGACTGGCCCCAGGTGGGCCTGCTCTCGTACAGCGTGTGTACGAGCGACGACGGCACGGCCCTGCTCCACTACTCGCAGTGGACGGGCGAGGACGCCTGCCAGGAGTTCTTGCGCACCTTCCGGAGCGAGCGCAACGACGAGATCGACGCCGCCGTGCCCGGCATCGAACGGCTCGGACTGCGTACGTACGAGCGCTGCCGCAGCGGAGAAGCCACCTCGGGCGACACCAGGATCCCGGGCTGCGTCGTCATCGTGGAGATCGACTTCGACGGGGCCGACCCGGCGCGGCAGCGCGACTGGGTGGACGCCGTGTTCGCCGCCCTCGAGAGCGATCCGCGTCCGCACCCCGGCGGCATCGCGGCCCACTTCCACGTGAGCACGGACGGCACGCGCGTGCTCAACTACGCCGAGTGGGAGAGCGCCGAGGCCCACCAGGAGGCGCTCGAAGCGCCCGGCGACGGCGTCGGTTCGCGCACGGAGCAGTGGGAGCGCGTACAGCACTACCCGGGGCTCACCGGCAGCCGGGTGACGCGCTACACGCCCGCGCTCAGCATCAGCGCGGGCGTGTAG
- a CDS encoding TetR/AcrR family transcriptional regulator, whose protein sequence is MARERRYDPDRRRRIIDAAIRVVGRSGIAGLSHRTVAAEADVPLGSTTYHFGSLDELLTAALRQANEGFGAALRESGALADPDAPLPDELARLTGEWLRGERTGVELEYELYLAALRRPALRPVAAEWTDGVVEILSRRTDPVTARALVALTDGICLQVLLTDTPYDEEYAREMLGRVLRDPGQPGAAGAEPSTGT, encoded by the coding sequence ATGGCACGCGAACGCCGCTACGACCCCGACCGGCGCCGGCGCATCATCGACGCCGCGATCCGGGTCGTCGGCCGCAGCGGCATCGCCGGGCTGAGCCACCGCACCGTCGCCGCCGAGGCCGATGTGCCGCTCGGCTCGACGACGTACCACTTCGGCTCGCTCGACGAACTGCTGACCGCCGCGCTGCGCCAGGCCAACGAGGGTTTCGGCGCGGCCCTGCGCGAGAGCGGTGCGCTCGCCGACCCGGACGCCCCCCTGCCCGACGAGCTCGCCCGGCTGACGGGGGAGTGGCTCCGCGGCGAGCGCACCGGAGTGGAGCTGGAGTACGAGCTCTACCTCGCCGCCCTGCGCCGCCCGGCCCTGCGCCCCGTCGCGGCCGAGTGGACCGACGGCGTCGTCGAGATCCTCTCGCGCCGCACCGACCCGGTCACGGCGCGGGCGCTGGTGGCCCTGACGGACGGCATCTGCCTCCAGGTGCTGCTGACCGACACCCCCTACGACGAGGAGTACGCGCGGGAGATGCTGGGCCGGGTGCTGCGCGACCCCGGCCAGCCGGGTGCGGCCGGGGCCGAGCCCTCGACCGGCACATGA
- the dapD gene encoding 2,3,4,5-tetrahydropyridine-2,6-dicarboxylate N-succinyltransferase: protein MTDSPDSTTAPRTTGAVAAGLATIAGDGSVLDTWFPAPELVAEPGPAGTERLTPDQAVGLLGDSAAKAIGVDARREVEVVAVRTVIASLDDKPLDAHDAYLRLHLLSHRLVKPHGQNLDGVFGLLTNAAWTSLGPVAVDNVEKVRLNARAEGLHLQVTSIDKFPRMTDYVAPKGVRIADADRVRLGAHLSEGTTVMHEGFVNFNAGTLGTSMVEGRISAGVVVGDGSDIGGGASTMGTLSGGGNVIISIGERCLVGAEAGVGIALGDECVVEAGLYVTAGTRVTMPDGQIVKARDLSGASNILFRRNSVTGAVEARPNNAVWGGLNDVLHNHN, encoded by the coding sequence ATGACTGACTCGCCCGACAGCACCACTGCTCCGCGCACCACCGGCGCCGTCGCCGCCGGCCTCGCCACCATCGCCGGGGACGGCTCCGTTCTCGACACCTGGTTCCCCGCCCCCGAGCTCGTCGCCGAGCCCGGTCCCGCCGGCACCGAGCGGCTCACCCCCGACCAGGCCGTCGGCCTCCTCGGCGACTCCGCCGCCAAGGCCATCGGCGTGGACGCCCGCCGCGAGGTCGAGGTCGTCGCCGTCCGCACGGTCATCGCGTCGCTCGACGACAAGCCGCTCGACGCGCACGACGCCTACCTGCGTCTGCACCTGCTCTCCCACCGGCTGGTCAAGCCGCACGGCCAGAACCTCGACGGTGTCTTCGGGCTGCTCACCAACGCCGCCTGGACCTCGCTCGGCCCGGTCGCCGTCGACAACGTCGAGAAGGTGCGGCTCAACGCCCGCGCCGAGGGCCTGCACCTCCAGGTGACCTCGATCGACAAATTCCCGCGGATGACGGACTACGTGGCCCCCAAGGGCGTCCGGATCGCCGACGCCGACCGCGTCCGGCTCGGCGCGCACCTCTCCGAGGGCACCACCGTGATGCACGAGGGCTTCGTCAACTTCAACGCCGGCACACTCGGCACCTCCATGGTCGAGGGCCGGATCTCCGCGGGCGTCGTCGTCGGCGACGGCTCCGACATCGGCGGCGGCGCCTCCACCATGGGCACCCTCTCCGGCGGCGGCAACGTCATCATCTCCATCGGCGAGCGCTGCCTGGTCGGCGCCGAGGCGGGCGTCGGCATCGCACTCGGCGACGAGTGCGTCGTCGAGGCCGGCCTCTACGTCACCGCCGGCACGCGGGTCACGATGCCCGACGGCCAGATCGTGAAGGCCCGCGACCTCTCCGGCGCCTCGAACATCCTCTTCCGCCGCAACTCGGTCACGGGCGCCGTCGAGGCCCGCCCGAACAACGCGGTGTGGGGCGGCCTGAACGACGTGCTGCACAACCACAACTGA
- the dapA gene encoding 4-hydroxy-tetrahydrodipicolinate synthase encodes MTTPRPFGLALCAMITPFTGAGELDLDGAGKLAAHLVAEGCDGLVLNGTTGESPTTTDAEKTALVRAVREAVGDGVRVVAGVGSASTRHTVELARSAESAGADGLLVVTPYYSRPPQAAVEAHFRRVADAAGIPLMLYDIPGRTGTRIEPETLLRLAGHPRIVAVKDCAYDLLGSTKVIARSSLAYYSGCEELNLPLYAVGGAGFVSTVANVTPRPLRAVLDAHDAGRTAQAATLNHLTLPLAELMMASGLPGTVTAKALLGTIGLPAGPVREPLQPADRATVDGLLAAYEEVIRAAH; translated from the coding sequence ATGACGACACCTCGCCCCTTCGGCCTCGCCCTCTGCGCGATGATCACGCCGTTCACCGGCGCCGGCGAGCTGGACCTGGACGGCGCCGGGAAGCTCGCCGCGCACCTGGTGGCCGAGGGCTGCGACGGGCTCGTCCTGAACGGCACCACCGGCGAATCCCCGACGACCACCGACGCCGAGAAGACCGCACTCGTACGGGCCGTGCGCGAGGCCGTCGGGGACGGGGTCCGCGTCGTCGCGGGCGTCGGCAGCGCGAGCACCCGGCACACGGTGGAGCTCGCCCGCTCCGCGGAGTCGGCCGGCGCCGACGGGCTCCTCGTCGTCACCCCGTACTACAGCCGCCCGCCGCAGGCCGCCGTCGAGGCACACTTCCGGCGGGTCGCGGACGCGGCCGGCATTCCGCTGATGCTGTACGACATCCCGGGCCGCACGGGCACCCGGATCGAGCCGGAGACGCTGCTGCGGCTCGCCGGCCATCCGCGGATCGTGGCCGTGAAGGACTGCGCGTACGACCTGCTCGGCAGCACCAAGGTGATCGCCCGGTCGTCACTCGCGTACTACTCCGGCTGCGAGGAGCTGAACCTGCCCCTGTACGCGGTGGGCGGCGCGGGCTTCGTCAGCACGGTCGCGAACGTCACCCCGCGCCCGCTCCGGGCGGTGCTCGACGCCCACGACGCGGGCCGCACGGCACAGGCCGCCACGCTCAACCACCTCACGCTGCCCCTCGCCGAACTGATGATGGCGTCCGGCCTGCCGGGCACGGTGACCGCGAAGGCGCTCCTCGGCACGATCGGCCTGCCCGCCGGCCCGGTCCGCGAACCGCTGCAGCCCGCCGACCGAGCGACGGTCGACGGGCTGCTGGCGGCGTACGAAGAGGTCATTCGGGCGGCTCACTAG